A single Phragmites australis chromosome 4, lpPhrAust1.1, whole genome shotgun sequence DNA region contains:
- the LOC133915199 gene encoding uclacyanin-3-like, with amino-acid sequence MHQSKRIKRKIHACMGCNCCFHKKKRISKSPAKPTHSWQQSRDLTNKQPHDQDLNSRPAFEFALLKEQEQKQHKNLPSPRGKGQERREYSIPQGQNGHTENEQGTINNAPRHGIVQAKQAQLNSFRLLYSWHLFHSFSFASFKKIRGCELLDRRASAAMAMGARNVLVLALGLAMAATSSAVIYKAGDTSGWTILGNVNYTDWTAKKTFHVGDTIEFQYPKGIHNVLEVKKADYDSCTNSSPIATHTSGDDKIVIKSPGHRFFICGVPGHCAAGQKVDIRVLKPRSSDAPSTAPTASASAPAPAPALAAASPGGGSEPSSASSPPPAATTDSSPDATTTAPEPNANGAGASAGYGLVVVAMALAAVASVLMLQ; translated from the exons ATGCACCAAAGCAAGcggatcaaaagaaaaatacatgcttgcatgggctGCAATTGTTGCTtccataaaaagaaaaggatatcCAAATCACCAGCAAAGCCCACTCACTCATGGCAGCAGAGCAGAGACCTAACAAACAAACAGCCTCATGATCAAGACTTGAATTCACGGCCAGCTTTTGAGTTTGCTTTACTCaaggaacaagagcaaaaacaGCACAAGAACTTGCCATCACCAAGAGGGAAGGGGCAAGAGAGACGAGAATACAGTATACCACAGGGGCAAAATGGTCATACAGAAAATGAGCAAGGCACTATAAATAATGCTCCTCGGCATGGCATTGTGCAAGCAAAGCAAGCGCAGCTAAATTCTTTCCGTCTCCTCTACTCTTGGCATCTTTTCCATTCTTTTAGTTTTGCTAGCTTCAAGAAGATCAGAGGGTGTGAGCTCTTGGACAGGAGAGCAAGTGCAGCGATGGCCATGGGCGCGAGGAATGTGTTGGTGCTGGCGCTTGGGCTCGCAATGGCGGCGACATCGTCGGCGGTCATCTACAAGGCCGGCGACACCTCCGGGTGGACGATCCTCGGCAACGTCAACTACACCGACTGGACTGCGAAGAAGACTTTCCATGTGGGAGACACCATAG AGTTCCAGTACCCCAAGGGCATCCACAACGTGCTGGAGGTGAAGAAGGCCGACTACGACAGCTGCACCAACTCGTCGCCGATCGCCACGCACACCTCTGGCGACGACAAGATCGTCATCAAGAGCCCCGGCCACCGCTTCTTCATCTGTGGCGTGCCCGGCCACTGCGCCGCCGGCCAGAAGGTCGACATCCGCGTCCTCAAGCCGCGGTCCTCTGACGCCCCTTCCACGGCGCCCACAGCATCCGCgtccgcgcccgcgcccgcgcccgcgctcgCCGCGGCGTCCCCCGGCGGCGGTAGCGAGCCCAGCAGCGCCTCGTCGCCACCGCCCGCCGCGACGACAGACAGCTCGCCCGACGCGACGACAACCGCTCCCGAGCCCAACGCCAATGGCGCCGGAGCCAGCGCAGGCTACGGCCTGGTCGTCGTTGCCATGGCGTTGGCAGCGGTCGCCTCCGTGTTGATGCTACAGTAG